From a single Ornithodoros turicata isolate Travis chromosome 8, ASM3712646v1, whole genome shotgun sequence genomic region:
- the LOC135366591 gene encoding ankyrin-3-like, translating into MNNDWQSVENGAEVPFSRDAFSRSPMHIAALYADEETLDKVTEMHGEKMAEELLEEDGLGMTPLMYADRIRNWKRLNELCKHCSEKSVNWAKQLPVATKKTTGERDFASSMIREAVLMEWKDLLNCILKACAVLKNAERPFVTDPHETGHRQKTTKHPGIDIDTIQCFHGHSPIFHVKSYEVFKVLLPYSDIRVVAKDGSTLLHVYAAVGAHDACKYVLSRLASDASNAGGQRPLHLSTIFRNSNILHLLIPHSTSSDARDKKGNTPLHLAAYPGYVFESTEVCLWLPLHGVYKTARVVQTEVMKKILPHVDVTASNCDGDTVLHKSSCCNSMSAVKLLLPYSDVDKKNKDGDNLLLSSVSRGYILRIRGKATVSTSFDVLLRAFPKMLGGVTREYESRQETSPERKASEKEAVKVTKLILLHSVVNAVDEDGCTALHLSARTGTLDAVKLLFPHLSANDADKHGLTSLHWAVIMGHLDVVKFFLSRMCLNGRDHEGVTALVHSALHGHIDIVKVLLPMTSADILDTYGCIPLHYSAIEGYTEIAQFLLPHSFASKGMKPSFTPLHFTAREGHVETSRVILPHSDTTVCNDNGDTAIHVCADRRYCEVVQLLLPYSELNATNKSGKTALLEACCSTHRSKQETSAESNRSCSTLGTQNIKMIKLLLLHSVVNTADEDDCTALHLSARTGNLDVVKLLFPHLSANDTDKYGQNSFHWAVMGGHLEVVRFFLSRICFNVRDHKGATPLLHSALYGHIDIVKLLLPLISTDDFDTYGYNPLHYSAREGYTDIVEFLLPHSFASKGDKHGCTPLHLSAEDGRVEATGAILPHSDTVISDGDGDSALLCSALGNCCDVVKLLLPYSEVNATNKCGMTALAYIFRKDIQQFEKKSENSEESKESEVPEKKDIKMVKLLILHADANVVDNDGRIVFRLAASLRWFNIKKLFLPHLDVTSVGIQVAHGDSVELQG; encoded by the coding sequence ATGAACAATGACTGGCAGAGTGTTGAGAATGGTGCTGAGGTGCCGTTCAGCCGTGATGCTTTTTCAAGATCGCCTATGCATATAGCAGCGTTGTATGCAGATGAAGAGACATTGGACAAGGTCACTGAGATGCACGGTGAGAAAATGGCTGAGGAATTGCTAGAAGAAGACGGACTCGGAATGACGCCTTTGATGTACGCCGACAGAATACGCAACTGGAAAAGATTGAATGAACTTTGCAAACACTGCAGTGAGAAGAGCGTCAACTGGGCGAAGCAACTGCCTGTTGCCACTAAAAAGACTACAGGAGAACGAGATTTCGCATCTTCAATGATACGCGAGGCTGTGCTGATGGAGTGGAAAGATCTCTTGAATTGCATTTTGAAAGCGTGTGCAGTACTGAAGAATGCCGAACGGCCCTTTGTTACGGATCCTCATGAGACGGGTCATAGACAGAAAACTACTAAACATCCAGGAATCGATATTGATACGATTCAGTGCTTTCACGGACACTCTCCTATCTTCCACGTGAAGTCTTATGAAGTCTTCAAAGTACTCTTACCTTATTCGGACATCAGAGTTGTGGCGAAAGACGGCTCCACACTTTTACATGTGTACGCAGCGGTGGGAGCACACGATGCTTGCAAGTACGTTTTGAGTCGCCTTGCAAGTGATGCGTCAAATGCTGGTGGTCAGAGGCCGCTGCACTTGAGTACGATTTTCCGTAATTCGAATATTTTGCATCTGTTAATACCCCATTCGACATCAAGTGATGCCCGTGACAAAAAAGGAAATACACCTTTGCACCTGGCAGCATATCCTGGATATGTTTTTGAAAGTACTGAAGTCTGTCTATGGCTTCCTTTGCATGGAGTCTACAAGACGGCCCGGGTAGTGCAAACAGAAGTAATGAAGAAGATCCTTCCTCACGTGGACGTCACCGCTTCTAACTGCGATGGCGACACTGTTTTGCACAAAAGTTCGTGCTGCAATTCAATGAGTGCCGTGAAGCTCCTCCTTCCCTATTCAGACGTAGATAAGAAAAACAAAGATGGTGATAATTTACTCTTGAGCAGTGTTTCTAGAGGATACATACTGCGGATAAGAGGCAAGGCAACGGTCAGCACAAGCTTCGATGTGCTTTTACGTGCTTTTCCGAAAATGCTTGGTGGCGTTACGAGAGAGTATGAATCGCGACAAGAAACGAGTCCAGAAAGGAAGGCATCCGAAAAGGAAGCCGTCAAGGTCACGAAACTTATTTTGCTCCATTCAGTCGTTAATGCTGTCGATGAAGATGGTTGCACTGCACTTCACCTTAGTGCTCGCACAGGAACATTGGATGCAGTAAAGCTACTGTTTCCTCATCTTTCAGCCAATGATGCCGACAAACATGGACTGACCTCGTTGCACTGGGCTGTCATCATGGGCCACTTGGACGTAGTCAAATTCTTCCTTTCGAGAATGTGTTTGAATGGACGAGATCACGAAGGCGTTACTGCACTCGTTCATAGCGCTCTCCATGGCCATATCGATATCGTGAAGGTTCTCCTTCCTATGACATCAGCTGACATCCTCGACACGTATGGATGTATTCCTTTGCATTATTCTGCCATAGAAGGTTACACTGAAATTGCTCAGTTTCTTCTTCCTCATTCGTTTGCTTCAAAGGGTATGAAACCGAGTTTCACCCCGCTGCATTTTACCGCAAGAGAGGGCCACGTAGAAACATCGCGTGTGATTCTCCCTCACTCAGATACTACAGTTTGCAATGACAATGGTGATACAGCCATACATGTGTGCGCGGACAGACGTTACTGCGAAGTGGTGCAACTGTTACTTCCTTACTCTGAGCTGAATGCCACGAATAAATCGGGGAAGACAGCACTTCTAGAAGCATGTTGTAGTACCCACCGATCGAAACAAGAAACCTCTGCGGAGAGCAACAGAAGCTGCAGCACACTTGGAACACAGAACATCAAAATGATCAAACTCCTGCTGCTCCATTCTGTCGTTAATACTGCCGATGAAGATGACTGCACTGCACTTCATCTGAGTGCTCGTACCGGAAACTTGGATGTAGTAAAGCTATTGTTTCCTCATTTGTCAGCCAATGATACCGACAAATATGGACAGAATTCGTTCCACTGGGCAGTTATGGGGGGCCACTTGGAAGTAGTCAGATTCTTCCTTTCGAGAATATGTTTCAATGTACGAGATCACAAAGGCGCTACTCCACTTCTCCACAGCGCTCTCTATGGCCATATCGACATTGTGAAACTTCTACTCCCTCTCATATCGACCGACGACTTTGACACATATGGATATAATCCGTTGCATTATTCTGCCAGGGAAGGTTACACTGATATTGTTGAATTCCTTCTTCCCCATTCATTTGCTTCTAAGGGTGACAAACATGGTTGCACCCCGCTGCATCTTAGTGCGGAGGACGGTCGAGTTGAAGCAACGGGAGCGATTCTCCCTCACTCAGATACTGTCATTAGCGATGGAGATGGTGACTCGGCTCTGCTGTGTAGTGCATTGGGAAATTGTTGCGATGTCGTTAAACTGCTGCTTCCTTATTCGGAAGTGAATGCCACGAATAAATGTGGCATGACAGCGCTCGCGTACATTTTTCGTAAGGATATCCAGCAGTTTGAGAAGAAATCTGAAAACAGTGAGGAGAGCAAAGAGAGCGAAGTGCCAGAAAAGAAAGACATCAAAATGGTCAAACTGCTAATCCTCCACGCAGACGCCAATGTTGTTGACAATGACGGACGAATTGTATTTCGACTGGCTGCCTCTCTGAGATGGTTCAATATAAAGAAATTATTTCTTCCTCACTTGGATGTTACCTCTGTTGGAATTCAAGTAGCACACGGGGATTCTGTGGAGCTGCAGGgctaa